One Candidatus Bathyarchaeia archaeon genomic window, GCCCACATTAAAGGAGTTAGCAGAGTATAAAAAGGGTTTAGAGGGCGACGCAGCTTTTAAGGAGACCTGAATCCTCCATCCTCTTCAACATTTCACCATACTTCTTCCTATCACTTAAAACCTCGTTTAACATCGCTTCTTGAACATGAGTTCCAGCCTTAACGGAAACATCGAACTCCCTCTTAAACCTCTTCTCTAAAGCATATTTTATGATGATTCCGATAACCCCGCCCATGGGGCAGTAGGGTGTGGTTGGCTTAAAAGTCACCTTCACCCTGTCTCCTTCAAAGGTTACGTCGTCGGGCT contains:
- a CDS encoding iron-sulfur cluster assembly protein; translation: MDKEEVLEALKKVYDPEHPISVIDLKIVEPDDVTFEGDRVKVTFKPTTPYCPMGGVIGIIIKYALEKRFKREFDVSVKAGTHVQEAMLNEVLSDRKKYGEMLKRMEDSGLLKSCVAL